A single genomic interval of Centropristis striata isolate RG_2023a ecotype Rhode Island chromosome 8, C.striata_1.0, whole genome shotgun sequence harbors:
- the plin6 gene encoding perilipin 6, translating into MGSGDGEMSASQQQQRSVVLRASSLPLVRSALQSVTSAYSEVKGRYPLLRLVGGAAEVVSSAALTRATPLLQSLEPQIGVVNSLALVGLDRLERNFPILNQSTDEVVGHLKDAFFLTLDDVQLWLGDNVDGALDQLERLSDAALGAVRLLQDSQVGRAATSGLDDVLSRLEDATAYYLPLPPTLRREWEMRVQELEDEEEDEDEPGLWTRLRSLLLNLSLQLYHRLLRVREQLLHAAATLEGAAHKAGLDQVLELLGELLQSLRGLLVALVYRAESLRALTLNGVRGQAAMLAELRPVRQIRELPLQVQTVLGDLQDLTKILLQLVVNATPLYNLFQQPSPQEVEDFLNQEDFGADSSSRRSSANSLFLKAMDGRPRRRRSLYSRAVRSADPPNGRRRSSLKDLPLPALEVEGSPLPSDGAAHRRPSATEMLLAPLKQFVSQSQKAFEYLSPDGTEEGVAAADL; encoded by the exons ATCAGGAGACGGAGAGATGTCCgccagccagcagcagcag AGGAGCGTGGTGCTCCGGGCCTCCAGTCTCCCTCTGGTTCGCTCCGCGCTGCAGTCGGTGACCTCGGCGTACTCGGAGGTCAAAGGTCGCTACCCTCTGCTGCGTCTGGTGGGCGGAGCCGCCGAGGTCGTCTCCAGCGCCGCCCTGACCAGAGCCACGCCCCTCCTCCAGAGCCTGGAGCCGCAGA TCGGGGTGGTGAACTCTCTGGCGCTGGTCGGTCTCGATCGTCTGGAGAGGAACTTCCCGATCCTGAATCAGTCAACCGACGAG GTGGTGGGACACCTGAAGGACGCCTTCTTCCTGACGCTGGACGACGTGCAGCTGTGGCTGGGGGACAACGTGGACGGCGCTCTGGACCAGCTGGAGCGCCTGTCAGACGCCGCGCTGGGCGCCGTGCGCCTGCTGCAGGACTCGCAGGTGGGCCGAGCCGCCACGTCGGGACTGGACGACGTGCTGAGCCGCCTGGAGGACGCCACCGCCTACTACCTGCCGCTGCCCCCCACACTGC GCCGTGAGTGGGAGATGAGGGTCCAGGAgctggaggatgaggaggaggatgaagatgaGCCGGGCCTGTGGACGCGGCTGCGCTCTCTGCTGCTGAACCTGAGCCTGCAGCTGTACCACCGCCTGCTGCGGGTCAGAGAGCAGCTGCTGCACGCCGCCGCCACGCTGGAGGGCGCCGCCCACAAG GCGGGTCTGGACCAGGTCCTGGAGCTGCTCGGGGAGCTGCTGCAGTCCCTGCGCGGCCTGCTGGTGGCGCTGGTTTACCGGGCTGAGAGTCTGCGGGCGCTGACCCTGaacggggtcagaggtcaggccGCCATGCTGGCCGAGCTGCGTCCCGTCCGTCAGATCAGGGAGCTGCCGCTGCAGGTCCAGACGGTGCTGGGGGACCTGCAGGACCTCACCAAGATCCTGCTGCAGCTGGTGGTCAACGCCACGCCGCTCTACAACCTG TTCCAGCAGCCGTCCCCCCAGGAGGTCGAGGACTTCCTGAACCAGGAGGATTTTGGCGCCGACAGCTCGTCTCGCCGCAGCTCCGCTAACAGTCTGTTCCTGAAGGCGATGGACGGTCGTCCTCGCCGCCGCCGCAGCCTGTACTCCCGCGCCGTCCGGAGCGCCGACCCGCCCAACGGCCGCCGCCGCTCCAGCCTGAAGGACCTGCCGCTGCCGGCGCTGGAGGTCGAGGGCTCGCCGCTCCCTTCCGACGGCGCCGCCCACCGCCGGCCGTCCGCCACCGAGATGCTGCTGGCGCCGCTCAAACAGTTCGTGTCCCAGAGCCAGAAGGCCTTCGAGTACCTGAGCCCCGACGGCACCGAAGAGGGCGTGGCCGCCGCCGACCTGTAG
- the trim33l gene encoding transcription intermediary factor 1-alpha, with amino-acid sequence METPAAAAAASRQKCSSCDSTCARCWCVDCAEALCDVCVSAHRRVTVTRSHRILNQPSNQPGDVSTPPTKFCRLHPSEPIKLYCFTCETLTCRDCQLMVHMNHRYQFLNDAMSSVKRSVLEAVRPVLASRGAVRRSLQDMNTRLQDISECQSVLQVNLQRSYNILTEHLNQRMEALLDQVKTVSKTECEQLQMRMMKMKELQQYQQAVGLMAEKAKNATDMWSLQTYAGRVASLLKALPDLDPSPPQTMSQLKVVTDQASLEAVLNCGHLEVRWIPFFISKPSDQSSPAASSSSSSSSACRPPPEPDNLFTSAAALPDSLFSALKKTFSNLTSDSSSSSTVSPATPISPSPTGPAPTGPAPTGPAPTGPASTGPAPSRGTPTQAGNTHDTRSPVPVDSRSVVLKSRLTGPNLRPGSDVTPPAAAPCTQLVQHPSSNNQSPVLMLLNPFQSVSTSVNLQPVSFLGPASAGPTAPHQDQPATIMLTRPQMSCLTLPSVGPQFPMLLCPPPAAGNTAHEPLTGQITAGQSGPAAASHPAAASHPAAVKGKRNSITRKLAALQSLAQEPQNLSVKDIHSTPTSSPQASSQHLTPDIGPQASPRQQNPVVRAVADSACNHNVQQVAAVRRQEPAENEPTSTVSEEPASVGEPSVPEVSDREEEEPKTEGKTGAKLLDKQDEEPEMKEVKQEEEDTETEYWGRKYAEHNTCISAREEELGTKLSDGENEKPEIIVIKQEDEDSESETDNSEKADESFVIGQPDASLRPRVSLVRLPLSPPRVGSPHPGFRLVIGDAEDEIYLEERSNDAQSSDDDVTDGTAPESPITLVVVDCSVCQSPNASIICTTCGRGYHRDCHVPALDLDMWSDWTCALCQDLMDPSDPSDPSEHSDLLVPLSSDGLLTPESSGLSQLDQRRCESLLLQMKVEGCSLLPQSGLNLLSDRLIGRCPSYETPAEFLSDAWSLFSEAAQDDGDVSRLKESIRIRWMKTAERFRSTRRPRQDTPPGGQDTPPRGQDTPLRGQDTPPIRQDTPLGEFDAPSREEDMPLGGPSTAPGEEDTPPIRQDTPPGEEDTPPVRQDTPPVRQDTPPGEEDTPLQGQDTPPGEEDTPLQGQDTPPGEEDTPPGGQDTPPGEEDTPLQGQDTPPALMVLVKQQEAYVSSLRETRKRLRDALTDALTDAPRRQKTKRRKSVSS; translated from the exons CCCCTCTGAGCCCATCAAACTCTACTGCTTCACCTGTGAAACTCTCACCTGTAGAGACTGTCAGCTGATGGTGCACATGaaccacag gtACCAGTTCCTGAACGATGCGATGTCGAGTGTGAAGCGTTCTGTGTTGGAGGCGGTGCGTCCTGTGCTGGCGAGtcgaggagcagtgaggaggagTCTTCAGGACATGAACACCAG GCTGCAGGACATCTCTGAGTGTCAGTCCGTCCTGCAGGTCAACCTGCAGCGCTCCTACAACATCCTGACGGAGCACCTGAACCAGAGGATGGAGGCTCTTCTGGACCAGGTCAAG ACCGTCAGTAAGACTGAGTGCGAGCAGCTTCAGATgaggatgatgaagatgaaggagCTGCAGCAGTATCAGCAGGCTGTCGGTCTCATGGCAGAAAAAGCCAAAAACGCCACCGACATGTGGAGCCTGCAGACCTACGCTGGCCGG gtcgcCTCCCTGCTGAAGGCTCTTCCCGACCTGGACCCGTCCCCCCCCCAGACCATGTCCCAGCTGAAGGTGGTCACCGACCAGGCCTCCCTGGAGGCCGTCCTCAACTGTG GTCATCTTGAGGTTAGGTGGATCCCCTTCTTCATCTCAAAACCGTCCGATCAGAGCAGTCCAGCTgcctcctcgtcttcctcctccagctccgcCTGCAGACCCCCCCCCGAGCCCGACAACCTCTTCACCTCTGCTGCAGCTCTTCCAGACAGCCTGTTTTCTGCACTAAAGAAAACCTTTTCCAATCTTACTTCTgattcttcttcctcctccaccgTCAGTCCAGCGACCCCCATCAGTCCCTCTCCCACCGGTCCTGCTCCCACCGGTCCTGCTCCCACCGGTCCTGCTCCCACCGGTCCAGCTTCCACCGGTCCAGCTCCCTCCCGTGGGACCCCCACTCAGGCCGGGAACACCCATGACACTCGTTCACCTGTTCCAGTCGACAGTCGTTCTGTTGTGTTGAAGTCCAGGTTGACTGGTCCAAACCTGAGGCCCGGTTCTGATGTGACCCCCCCTGCTGCAGCTCCCTGTACTCAACTGGTCCAACATCCCTCCTCCAACAATCAGAGTCCGGTGTTGATGCTGTTGAATCCTTTCCAGTCTGTTTCTACCTCCGTGAACTTACAGCCTGTCAGCTTCCTTGGCCCAGCGTCGGCAGGTCCGACCGCCCCCCATCAGGACCAGCCCGCCACCATCATGTTGACCAGACCTCAGATGTCTTGCTTAACTCTCCCGTCAGTTGGGCCCCAGTTTCCCATGCTGCTCTGTCCGCCCCCAGCTGCAGGAAACACCGCGCACGAACCGCTGACGGGTCAGATCACCGCAGGGCAGTCCGGCCCCGCCGCCGCCAGTCACCCCGCCGCCGCCAGTCACCCTGCAGCCGTCAAAGGAAAACGGAACTCCATCACCCGGAAGCTGGCAGCGCTGCAGAGCCTGGCACAAGAACCACAGAATCTGTCTGTGAAGGATATACACTCCACTCCAACCAGCAGCCCTCAGGCCTCCAGCCAGCATCTCACCCCTGATATCGGACCTCAGGCTTCTCCTCGGCAGCAGAATCCTGTGGTGAGGGCGGTCGCAGACTCTGCCTGTAATCACAACGTACAGCAGGTCGCAGCGGTGAGACGACAGGAACCTGCAGAGAACGAGCCGACCTCCACCGTGTCAGAAGAACCTGCATCTGTAGGAGAACCTTCTGTACCTGAGGTATCAgacagagaagaggaagaacCTAAAACCGAAGGAAAAACTGGAGCTAAACTATTGGACAAACAAGATGAAGAACCTGAAATGAAGGAAGTaaagcaagaagaagaagatactGAAACGGAATATTGGGGGAGAAAATATGCAGAACATAACACTTGTATATCAGCCAGAGAAGAAGAACTTGGAACTAAACTATCAGACGGAGAAAATGAAAAACCTGAAATTATTGTAATAAAGCAAGAAGACGAAGACTCTGAAAGTGAAACTGATAATTCTGAGAAAGCCGATGAAAGCTTTGTGATTGGACAACCAGACGCCTCTCTGAGACCCAGAGTGTCTCTGGTCAGGTTGCCTTTGTCTCCTCCGCGGGTTGGAAGCCCCCACCCTGGTTTCCGTTTGGTCATCGGTGATGCTGAAGATGAGATTTACCTGGAAGAGAGGAGCAATGACGCCCAG TccagtgatgatgatgtcacagacgGCACGGCGCCCGAGTCGCCCATCACCCTGGTGGTGGTCGACTGCTCCGTCTGTCAATCACCCAACGCCTCCATCATCTGCACCACCTGCGGACGAGGATACCACCGAGACTGCCACGTCCCTGCTCTGGACCTGGACATGTG GTCAGACTGGACATGTGCGCTGTGTCAGGACCTGATGGACCCCTCAGACCCCTCGGACCCCTCAGAGCACTCGGACCTGTTGGTCCCCCTCAGCTCTGACGGACTGCTGACCCCTGAGAGTTCTGGTCTCAGTCAGCTGGACCAGAGG aggTGTGAGAGTCTGCTGCTCCAGATGAAGGTGGAGGGCTGCAGCCTGCTGCcacag TCCGGTCTGAACCTGCTGTCGGACCGTCTGATTGGTCGATGTCCGTCCTATGAGACGCCTGCAGAGTTCCTGTCAGACGCCTGGAGTCTGTTCAGTGAAGCAGCACAG GACGATGGTGATGTGTCTCGGCTGAAGGAGAGCATTCGGATCCGCTGGATGAAAACCGCAGAACGTTTCCGATCTACGAGACGCCCCCGCCAGGACACGCCCCCCGGAGGACAGGACACGCCCCCCAGAGGACAGGACACGCCCCTCAGAGGACAGGACACGCCCCCAATACGACAGGACACGCCCCTCGGAGAATTTGATGCGCCCTCCAGAGAAGAGGACATGCCCCTCGGAGGACCGAGCACGGCCCCTGGGGAAGAGGACACGCCCCCAATACGACAGGACACGCCCCCTGGGGAAGAGGACACGCCCCCAGTACGACAGGACACGCCCCCAGTACGACAGGACACGCCCCCTGGGGAAGAGGACACGCCCCTCCAAGGACAGGACACGCCCCCTGGGGAAGAGGACACACCCCTCCAAGGACAGGACACGCCCCCTGGGGAAGAGGACACGCCCCCCGGGGGACAGGACACGCCCCCTGGGGAAGAGGACACACCCCTCCAAGGACAGGACACGCCCCCTGCCCTAATGGTCCTGGTGAAGCAGCAGGAGGCGTACGTGTCCAGTCTGAGGGAGACCAGGAAGCGTCTCCGGGACGCGCTGACGGACGCGCTAACGGACGCTCCACGCCGCCAGAAAACCAAGAGACGGAAATCTGTGTCATCATGA